The Malus domestica chromosome 10, GDT2T_hap1 genome contains a region encoding:
- the LOC103446744 gene encoding protein STRUBBELIG-RECEPTOR FAMILY 8: MADHPSADSLSVTRWLTEFVLIASTLAALPLVSGTTDASDVRALQVLYTSVNSPSQLTGWKSSGGDPCGESWKGVTCEGSAVVSVEVSGLGLSGTIGYLLSDLLSLLKLDLSDNNFHDTIPYQLPPNLTSLNLARNNFTGNLPYSIANMVSLSYLNVSRNSLSQSIGDIFAHLAGLSTLDLSLNNFTSDIPNSLSSLSNLSSLYMQNNQLTGTLNVLTGLPLTTLNVANNHFSGWIPQELSSIRTFIYDGNGFDNGPAPPPPPYNPPPPGRSTKNRSRSGSGTPPQGSDGQSHDSKNGLAVGALVGIILGSVFVALIVLLALAFCIRKNKREDRIPRASGGNVSARTNNVNTEMQEQRVKSAAAVTDLMPPPAEILVVDRLHSKNGSIKRIKSPITATPYTVASLQSATNSFSQEFLIGEGSLGRVYRAEFPNGKIMAIKKIDNAALSLQEEDNFLEAISNMSRLRHQNIVTLAGYCAEHGQCLLVYEHIGNGSLHDILHFAEDGSKTLNWNARVRVALGTARALEYLHEVCLPSVVHRNFKSANILLDEELNPHLSDCGLAALTPNTERQVSPQMVGSFGYSAPEFALSGVYTVKSDVYSFGVVMLELLTGRKPLDSSRSRSEQSLVRWATPQLHDIDALAKMVDPALNGMYPAKSLSRFADVIALCVQPEPEFRPPMSEVVQALVRLVQRASVVRRSSDESGFAYRTPDHEAIDMPF, from the exons ATGGCTGATCACCCTTCTGCTGACTCGCTCTCTGTGACTCGCTGGCTCACTGAGTTCGTGCTAATCGCCTCGACTTTGGCTGCTCTGCCTCTCGTTAGTGGCACCACCGATGCTTCTGATG TTCGAGCACTTCAGGTACTGTACACCTCAGTAAACAGTCCTTCTCAGCTAACCGGTTGGAAAAGTAGTGGCGGTGATCCGTGTGGAGAGTCATGGAAAGGGGTAACTTGTGAGGGCTCAGCTGTTGTTTCAGT AGAGGTTTCCGGGTTAGGTCTCAGTGGAACTATTGGATACTTGCTTTCCGACCTGCTATCATTGTTAAAACT TGATTTGAGCGACAACAATTTTCATGATACAATCCCGTATCAGCTACCGCCAAATCTTACAAGCCT AAATCTTGCAAGGAACAACTTCACTGGAAATTTACCTTATTCTATTGCCAACATGGTTTCTCTCAGTTATTT GAATGTTAGCCGTAACTCACTATCCCAGTCAATTGGTGACATTTTTGCTCATCTTGCTGGCCTTTCTACCTT GGATCTATCTCTTAACAACTTTACCAGTGATATTCCTAATTCCTTAAGTTCATTGTCCAATCTTTCTTCCCT CTATATGCAGAACAATCAACTGACTGGTACTCTCAATGTTCTGACGGGTTTGCCTTTGACTACTTT AAATGTTGCCAACAACCATTTCAGTGGATGGATACCCCAAGAGCTTAGTTCAATTCGTACTTTTAT TTATGATGGAAATGGTTTTGATAATGGTCCtgctcctccaccaccaccatataACCCACCTCCCCCGGGAAGATCTACTAAGAATCGCAGTCGTTCCGGATCTGGAACACCCCCACAGGGATCTGATGGCCAATCACATGATTCAAAAAATGGGCTGGCCGTTGGGGCTTTGGTAGGGATAATTCTGGGTTCTGTTTTTGTTGCTCTCATTGTCTTACTTGCTCTTGCCTTTTGCATACGCAAAAATAAAAGGGAGGACAGGATTCCAAGAGCTTCTGGGGGAAATGTCTCTGCTCGCACAAATAATG TAAATACTGAGATGCAAGAGCAGAGGGTAAAAAGTGCGGCTGCTGTAACTGATCTCATGCCTCCACCCGCAGAAATTTTGGTGGTTGATAGGTTACATAGTAAAAATGGATCGATAAAAAGGATAAAATCACCTATCACTGCTACTCCTTATACTGTAGCCTCTCTCCAATCAGCAACTAATAGCTTCAGTCAAgaatttcttattggtgaaggTTCTCTTGGACGTGTTTACAGAGCAGAGTTCCCTAATGGAAAG ATAATGGCAATTAAGAAAATTGACAATGCAGCACTATCATTGCAAGAGGAAGATAATTTCCTTGAAGCTATTTCAAATATGTCGCGCTTGAGGCATCAAAACATTGTTACACTGGCTGGATATTGCGCAGAGCATGGGCAGTGTCTTCTAGTCTATGAGCATATAGGAAACGGGAGCTTGCATGACATTCTTCATtttgctgaagatggcagtaaGACTCTGAATTGGAATGCCCGTGTTAGGGTAGCACTTGGCACAGCTCGAGCTTTAGA GTACTTGCATGAAGTTTGCTTACCTTCTGTTGTACATAGAAACTTCAAGTCAGCAAATATTTTACTTGATGAAGAGCTCAATCCCCACTTATCTGACTGTGGATTAGCTGCTCTAACGCCAAACACAGAGCGACAG GTTTCACCTCAGATGGTGGGTTCATTTGGTTATAGTGCTCCTGAATTCGCCTTGTCAGGAGTATACACTGTAAAAAGTGACGTCTACAGCTTTGGGGTGGTGATGCTCGAGCTGTTGACTGGTCGGAAGCCACTAGACAG TTCAAGGTCGAGGTCAGAACAGTCACTTGTGAGATGGGCTACTCCCCAACTACATGATATAGACGCCCTAGCAAAAATGGTTGATCCGGCCTTAAATGGCATGTATCCTGCGAAGTCTCTTTCACGTTTCGCTGACGTCATTGCGCTTTGTGTTCAG CCGGAGCCTGAATTCCGGCCTCCCATGTCCGAAGTTGTGCAAGCGCTGGTCCGCTTAGTGCAAAGAGCAAGCGTGGTCAGACGTTCAAGTGACGAATCTGGTTTCGCATACAGGACCCCCGATCACGAAGCAATTGACATGCCATTTTAA
- the LOC103446879 gene encoding O-fucosyltransferase 15-like has translation MSVNIVQIEPVPPEEDGHTSAQPLDPTTSSSAYPNPALLHYRSGSSTPGSRPSSPTNSPGNGLTRFSTSEAPPDWVPKMQRRTSARKVGVERAWYSKKRVKGIVWVIGLLVFFFLMNWVMLLRLQGHGIRSESGLRGNSSLPSVSVTIPEKWRKIGRVKKAQKGNYGRMLALAAHALAEGQSKPEPKDLWLEPLVPSVSWKPCADQRSWEPNEGKNGFILVTANGGMNQQRVAVCNAVAVARLLNSTLVVPKFLYSSIWRDVSQFGDIYQEEHFINYLSPDIRIVKELPKELQSLDLEAIGSVVTDVDIPKEAKPSFYLKHIIPILLKNGVVHFLGFGHRLAFDPIPFQLQRLRCRCNFHALQFIPKIQEVGALLLQRLRQNETHPGPLDRYLVGSFAEPVKKQTKSRAKKASRYLALHLRFEIDMVAHSLCEFGGGEEERKELEAYREIHFPALTLLKKTTTLPTPAELREEGLCPLTPEEAVLMLAALGFNRKTHVFVAGSQIYGGRSRMIALTSLYPKLVTKENLLTPTELEPFMNFSSQLAALDFIGCTAADAFAMTDSGSQLSSLVSGFRIYYGGGKMPTIRPNKRRLASIFMKNSTIEWRVFEQRIRKAVRQTKHIQPRPKARSMYRYPRCDECMCNMTIIS, from the exons ATGTCCGTAAACATAGTTCAAATTGAACCAGTCCCACCAGAAGAAGATGGACACACCTCAGCTCAGCCCCTCGACcccaccacctcctcctccgcctATCCCAACCCCGCTTTGCTGCATTACCGGTCCGGCTCCTCCACTCCCGGGAGCCGCCCGTCATCCCCGACTAACTCACCGGGAAACGGCCTCACTCGGTTTTCCACCTCGGAGGCGCCACCGGATTGGGTGCCGAAGATGCAGAGGAGGACCTCCGCCAGGAAGGTGGGAGTT GAGAGGGCGTGGTATAGCAAAAAGCGAGTGAAGGGGATTGTGTGGGTGATTGGATTGTTGGTATTTTTCTTCTTGATGAATTGGGTTATGCTTTTGCGGCTTCAAGGTCATGGGATCCGTTCTGAATCCGGGTTACGCGGGAATTCGTCTCTGCCGTCGGTTTCCGTCACCATTCCG GAGAAATGGAGAAAAATTGGTAGAGTAAAAAAGGCACAGAAAGGCAATTATGGAAGGATGCTGGCTTTGGCCGCCCATGCATTGGCAGAG GGGCAGAGTAAACCTGAGCCGAAAGATCTGTGGCTGGAGCCATTAGTACCTTCTGTTTCTTGGAAACCTTGTGCCGACCAACGGAGCTGGGAACCTAATG AGGGAAAGAATGGATTCATTTTGGTCACTGCAAACGGTGGGATGAACCAGCAGCGAGTAGCT GTTTGCAATGCTGTCGCTGTTGCACGATTACTCAATTCAACTCTGGTTGTTCCCAAGTTTTTGTATAGTAGTATATGGAGAGATGTGAG TCAGTTCGGCGATATCTATCAGGAGGAGCATTTTATTAATTACTTGTCGCCTGATATTCGGATAGTGAAGGAACTCCCAAAGGAGCTACAGTCATTAGATTTGGAAGCAATTGGTAGTGTT GTGACAGATGTGGACATACCCAAAGAGGCAAAGCCAAGTTTTTACTTAAAACACATAATCCCCATTCTACTTAAGAATGGAGTCGTACATTTTCTTGGATTTGGGCATCGGTTGGCATTTGATCCAATACCATTTCAGTTGCAG AGACTTCGATGCAGATGTAATTTTCACGCCCTTCAATTTATCCCCAAGATACAAGAAGTTGGTGCTTTACTTCTTCAAAGACTGCGTCAAAATGAAACTCACCCTGGACCACTTGATCGTTATCTTGTTGGTTCATTTGCAGAACCAGTCAAGAAACAGACTAAAAGTCGTGCTAAGAAAGCTTCCAGATATCTAGCTTTACACCTGAGGTTTGAAATTGACATGGTAGCTCATTCTCTGTGTGAGTTTGGTGGAggtgaggaagagagaaaagagttgGAAGCGTATCGTGAAATCCATTTCCCCGCATTGACACTTCTCAAGAAGACTACAAC GCTGCCTACTCCTGCAGAGCTCAGGGAAGAAGGCTTATGTCCCTTAACACCTGAAGAAGCAGTACTTATGCTTGCTGCTCTTGGTTTCAACAGGAAGACTCATGTATTTGTGGCAGGTTCACAGATATATGGAGGGAGATCAAGGATGATTGCTTTGACTAGCCTGTATCCGAAATTAGTGACCAAAGAAAATTTGCTCACACCGACTGAACTCGAACCTTTCATGAATTTTTCATCCCAG TTAGCAGCACTGGACTTCATAGGCTGCACTGCTGCCGATGCATTTGCCATGACCGATTCAGGAAGTCAGTTATCATCCTTGGTGTCTGGTTTTCGAATATACTATGGTGGAGGGAAAATGCCAACAATACGACCAAACAAACGCAGGCTTGCGAGCATTTTTATGAAGAATTCCACTATCGAATGGCGTGTTTTTGAGCAGAGAATTCGAAAGGCAGTTAGACAAACTAAACATATCCAACCAAGGCCTAAGGCGAGGAGTATGTATAGATATCCACGGTGCGACGAGTGCATGTGCAACATGACAATAATCTCCTGA
- the LOC103446878 gene encoding subtilisin-like protease SBT2.4 — protein sequence MGGRASVMPPIFFLALIVSVGFVSFAEERDLYMVLMEGDPVAFHGGSRISSREDGRRLDPNSEVFKAHAKRLVDSHDQLLQSALETGSYSKLYSFKHIVNGFAVHTTPSQAEKLKAAAGVKLVERDRGAKLMTTYTPEFLGLPQGAWTHDGGDDRSAGEGIVIGFVDSGINPTHPSFANDPLHPFTGNISHFLGSCETGPRFPASSCNGKIVSAKFFSAGAETAATLNSTVDFLSPFDAVGHGSHVASTAAGNAGVPVVVNGYYYGEASGMAPRARIAVYKAVYPTVGTLTDVVSAIDQAILDGVDILTLSVGPDEPPEDTVTFLSAYDIAMLSARRAGVFVVQATGNQGPGISSVVSYSPWAVGVASSGTDRTYPGSILLGNGTKIEGVGLSGPTFGYGLLLHKLVLAKDAVKADGTFPRTPPYVEECQYPEALDHNVVLGSIVICTFSEGFYNGTSTLTAIINTAKGLGFMGFIFVANPAYGDFIAEPIPFVVPGILVPNLTNSQVILQYYEQETHKEEKGFATRFAAEAAIGEGRVASFMGQAPVVSRFSSRGPDFVNTSRTPCDVLKPDILAPGHQIWAAWSPVSASEPALTGYNFALQSGTSMATPHVAGIAALVKQYNPSWTPSMIASAISTTATKYDKNGELIMAEGSGIGSTYPSSHFDFGAGLVSPSRALDPGLVLPTGYEDYISFLCSLPEISPAAVRNATGEPCNNTLDHPANLNLPSITLSALRGSQIFRRIFNNVGSKPETYVCSAVSPNGTIVDLCPTWFRIAPEGIQELLIQVKVTQAMDDFTFGEIVLTGSLNHIVRIPISVLPVSISK from the exons ATGGGAGGAAGGGCCAGTGTAATGCCTCCAATATTTTTCCTAGCGCTCATTGTTTCTGTCGGGTTCGTTAGCTTTGCGGAAGAGCGAGACTTGTACATGGTTTTGATGGAAGGAGACCCGGTCGCATTCCATGGAGGTTCTCGAATATCATCTCGTGAAGACGGAAGGCGTCTTGATCCAAACAG TGAAGTTTTCAAGGCCCATGCAAAGCGTTTGGTGGATTCTCATGACCAACTTCTACAGAGTGCTTTAGAGACGGGAAGCTACAGCAAGCTTTACAGCTTTAAACATATTGTAAACGGCTTTGCTGTCCATACCACCCCTTCCCAG GCTGAGAAGCTCAAAGCTGCTGCAGGAGTGAAGTTAGTTGAGAGAGACAGAGGAGCAAAGTTGATGACAACGTACACTCCTGAATTCCTTGGACTACCCCAAGGAGCATGGACACACGATGGAGGAGATGATCGTAGCGCCGGCGAGGGAATCGTGATTGGTTTTGTGGATTCAGGCATCAACCCCACACACCCCAGTTTTGCTAATGATCCCCTGCACCCTTTCACCGGAAATATCTCTCATTTTTTGGGATCTTGCGAAACGGGTCCTCGATTCCCAGCAAGTTCATGCAATGGGAAGATAGTCTCGGCAAAGTTCTTCTCAGCTGGGGCTGAAACTGCTGCCACTCTTAACTCTACAGTGGATTTTCTTTCACCCTTTGATGCAGTTGGTCATGGAAGTCACGTGGCATCAACCGCTGCGGGTAATGCTGGAGTTCCAGTGGTTGTGAATGGTTACTACTACGGAGAAGCAAGTGGAATGGCTCCACGGGCACG AATTGCGGTGTATAAGGCTGTGTATCCTACAGTGGGAACTTTAACTGATGTGGTTTCAGCGATCGATCAA GCAATTCTGGATGGAGTGGACATCCTAACACTCTCCGTAGGGCCAGATGAACCGCCCGAAGACACGGTTACCTTCTTAAGCGCGTACGATATTGCCATGTTATCTGCTCGAAGAGCAGGGGTTTTCGTGGTGCAAGCAACAGGTAATCAAGGGCCAGGTATTTCAAGCGTAGTGTCTTACAGCCCTTGGGCTGTAGGTGTCGCTTCATCTGGCACAGATAGAACTTATCCGGGTTCTATTCTTCTCGGAAATGGCACAAAAATCGAAGGTGTGGGATTATCAG GACCGACTTTTGGATATGGTTTACTTCTGCATAAGTTGGTTTTGGCAAAGGATGCAGTGAAGGCAGATGGGACTTTCCCAAGGACTCCGCCTTACGTCGAAGAGTGCCAATATCCAGAAGCATTGGATCACAATGTAGTACTAGGTAGCATCGTCATCTGCACCTTCTCGGAGGGATTCTACAACGGAACATCCACCCTCACTGCCATCATCAACACGGCAAAAGGTCTAGGGTTTATGGGTTTTATCTTTGTTGCAAATCCGGCCTACGGTGATTTCATTGCAGAACCTATTCCTTTTGTTGTTCCTGGCATTCTGGTCCCTAATTTAACCAATTCCCAG GTTATATTACAATATTATGAACAAGAAACACACAAGGAGGAGAAGGGATTTGCAACTCGATTCGCGGCAGAAGCAGCTATCGGAGAAGGAAGAGTTGCTTCTTTCATGGGACAAGCGCCCGTTGTAAGCAGATTCTCTTCGAGGGGACCAGATTTTGTAAACACCTCCAGGACTCCTTGTGATGTATTAAAGCCGGATATTCTTGCCCCAGGGCACCAAATTTGGGCAGCTTGGAGTCCCGTTAGCGCCTCAGAACCCGCTTTAACAG gGTACAATTTTGCATTACAATCTGGTACAAGCATGGCAACACCTCATGTGGCGGGAATAGCAGCACTCGTCAAGCAGTACAATCCTTCATGGACTCCATCCATGATTGCGTCCGCGATTTCCACCACTGCCACAAAGTACGACAAAAATGGGGAACTTATCATGGCGGAAGGATCTGGCATAGGCAGTACATATCCTTCCAGCCATTTTGATTTCGGAGCTGGACTAGTCAGTCCAAGTCGAGCCCTGGATCCAGGCCTAGTCTTACCTACCGGATATGAAGATTATATCAGCTTCTTGTGCTCATTGCCCGAAATCAGTCCAGCTGCAGTTAGAAATGCAACTGGTGAACCGTGCAATAACACGCTTGACCATCCGGCCAATTTGAACCTCCCTTCGATAACATTATCGGCATTGAGGGGGTCTCAAATCTTCCGACGGATTTTCAATAACGTGGGGAGCAAGCCAGAGACTTACGTTTGCTCTGCGGTGTCACCTAATGGGACAATAGTGGATCTGTGTCCGACTTGGTTTAGGATTGCTCCAGAAGGCATCCAAGAACTGCTTATACAAGTTAAGGTGACGCAAGCGATGGATGATTTTACATTTGGTGAAATTGTTCTTACTGGAAGTTTAAATCATATTGTCAGGATACCCATATCGGTTTTGCCTGTTTCGATATCAAAATGA
- the LOC103446748 gene encoding chromatin remodeling protein EBS — protein MAKTRPGKKESRDTDSYTIRGTNKIVRAGDTVLMRPSDTGKPPYVARIEKIEGESRGGMKVRVRWYYRPEESIGGRRQFHGSKELFLSDHYDVQSAHTIEGKCTVHSFKNYTKLENVGAEDYYCRFEYKAATGAFSPDRVAVYCKCEMPYNPDDLMVQCEECKDWYHPACVGMTIVEAKKLESFLCSECLAEEDGKNPQNAVPAAVAELEPKRQKK, from the exons ATGGCCAAAACCAGACCAGGAAAAAAGGAGTCAAGGGACACGGACTCTTACACTATCAGGGGCACCAACAAAATCGTCAGAG CTGGGGATACTGTCCTGATGCGCCCGTCGGACACCGGAAAGCCGCCATACGTGGCGCGCATCGAGAAGATCGAAGGTGAAAGCCGGGGCGGCATGAAAGTGAGAGTGAGATGGTATTACAGGCCGGAGGAGTCGATTGGAGGGCGGAGGCAGTTCCATGGGTCCAAAGAGTTGTTCTTGTCTGACCACTATGATGTGCAGAGCGCTCACACCATTGAAGGCAAGTGTACGGTGCACTCCTTCAAGAACTACACGAAGCTGGAGAATGTTGGAGCTGAGGATTACTACTGTAGATTTGAGTACAAAGCTGCTACTGGAGCGTTCTCGCCCGACCGAGTTGCTGT GTATTGCAAGTGTGAGATGCCATATAACCCGGATGACCTCATGGTGCAATGTGAGGAGTGCAAGGACTG GTACCATCCTGCTTGTGTGGGCATGACTATTGTGGAAGCAAAAAAACTGGAAAGCTTTTTGTGTTCTGAGTGTTTAGCCGAAGAGGACGGGAAAAATCCCCAGAATGCAGTTCCAGCAGCTGTTGCGGAG CTCGAGCCCAAGCGCCAGAAGAAATGA
- the LOC103446747 gene encoding uncharacterized protein isoform X2 has product MALSVSRRLLRSFGSVLASGRCDSPSNLYPSSFRASLDFCGHVPGDILLSGELSTVSKAGSFFLANRSLSTSNPTPESSGGAFPSNLLSAKPVIASDRSIGLGQDLVIPVTNFHYEDKGFTVLAGDVFDVPIRKDIIHRVVLWQLAKRQQGTHSTKTISEVSGTGRKPWNQKGTGRARHGTLRGPQFRGGCTMHGPKPRSHEFKLNKKVRRLGLKIALTARAAEGKLLVFEDFEVPTHKTKNIVNYVQQMEGSKKFLLVDGTKTEDGKQMLPEKLKLATQNLHYVNVLPAVGLNVYSILQHDTLVMTQAAVNEIVERMHTPINR; this is encoded by the exons ATGGCTTTGTCGGTGTCCAGAAGGCTTTTGCGTTCATTTGGTTCTGTATTAGCATCGGGCCGCTGTGACTCTCCAAGTAATTTATATCCATCATCATTTCGTGCTTCTCTCG ATTTTTGCGGCCATGTTCCCGGGGATATCTTACTTTCTGGAGAATTGTCAACTGTTTCCAAG gCTGGATCATTTTTTCTAGCAAATAGAAGTCTTTCAACCTCCAACCCGACTCCCGAATCAAGTGGAGGTGCCTTTCCCTCTAATTTATTGTCTGCAAAGCCCGTCATTGCATCAGACCGTTCTATAG GACTCGGTCAAGACCTTGTGATTCCAGTGACAAATTTTCATTATGAAGATAAAGGCTTCACAGTTTTGGCTGGTGATGTTTTCGATGTACCTATTAGGAAGGATATTATTCATCGGGTTGTACTATGGCAGCTAGCAAAAAGGCAACAG GGAACACATTCAACAAAAACTATTAGTGAGGTTAGTGGGACTGGCAGAAAGCCATGGAATCAGAAGGGTACTGGTCGAGCAAGGCACGGAACATTACGTGGCCCCCAG TTTCGAGGAGGATGCACAATGCATGGTCCTAAGCCACGAAGCCATGAATTTAAGCTGAATAAGAAGGTTCGGCGTCTAGGACTAAAGATTGCTCTGACAGCTCGGGCAGCAGAGGGAAAG CTTCTggtttttgaagattttgagGTCCCTACGCATAAAACCAAGAATATTGTGAACTACGTCCAACAAATGGAGGGTTCCAAGAAATTTCTGCTGGTGGATGGTACCAAAACCGAGGATGGTAAACAAATGTTACCTGAAAAGCTCAAGTTGGCTACACAAAATTTGCATTACGTGAACGTGCTGCCTGCAGTA GGTTTGAACGTCTACAGCATCCTGCAGCATGACACACTGGTGATGACCCAAGCTGCTGTAAATGAAATTGTCGAGCGGATGCACACCCCAATCAACCGTTGA
- the LOC103446747 gene encoding uncharacterized protein isoform X1 has protein sequence MALSVSRRLLRSFGSVLASGRCDSPSNLYPSSFRASLDFCGHVPGDILLSGELSTVSKAGSFFLANRSLSTSNPTPESSGGAFPSNLLSAKPVIASDRSIGARKGLGQDLVIPVTNFHYEDKGFTVLAGDVFDVPIRKDIIHRVVLWQLAKRQQGTHSTKTISEVSGTGRKPWNQKGTGRARHGTLRGPQFRGGCTMHGPKPRSHEFKLNKKVRRLGLKIALTARAAEGKLLVFEDFEVPTHKTKNIVNYVQQMEGSKKFLLVDGTKTEDGKQMLPEKLKLATQNLHYVNVLPAVGLNVYSILQHDTLVMTQAAVNEIVERMHTPINR, from the exons ATGGCTTTGTCGGTGTCCAGAAGGCTTTTGCGTTCATTTGGTTCTGTATTAGCATCGGGCCGCTGTGACTCTCCAAGTAATTTATATCCATCATCATTTCGTGCTTCTCTCG ATTTTTGCGGCCATGTTCCCGGGGATATCTTACTTTCTGGAGAATTGTCAACTGTTTCCAAG gCTGGATCATTTTTTCTAGCAAATAGAAGTCTTTCAACCTCCAACCCGACTCCCGAATCAAGTGGAGGTGCCTTTCCCTCTAATTTATTGTCTGCAAAGCCCGTCATTGCATCAGACCGTTCTATAGGTGCGAGGAAAG GACTCGGTCAAGACCTTGTGATTCCAGTGACAAATTTTCATTATGAAGATAAAGGCTTCACAGTTTTGGCTGGTGATGTTTTCGATGTACCTATTAGGAAGGATATTATTCATCGGGTTGTACTATGGCAGCTAGCAAAAAGGCAACAG GGAACACATTCAACAAAAACTATTAGTGAGGTTAGTGGGACTGGCAGAAAGCCATGGAATCAGAAGGGTACTGGTCGAGCAAGGCACGGAACATTACGTGGCCCCCAG TTTCGAGGAGGATGCACAATGCATGGTCCTAAGCCACGAAGCCATGAATTTAAGCTGAATAAGAAGGTTCGGCGTCTAGGACTAAAGATTGCTCTGACAGCTCGGGCAGCAGAGGGAAAG CTTCTggtttttgaagattttgagGTCCCTACGCATAAAACCAAGAATATTGTGAACTACGTCCAACAAATGGAGGGTTCCAAGAAATTTCTGCTGGTGGATGGTACCAAAACCGAGGATGGTAAACAAATGTTACCTGAAAAGCTCAAGTTGGCTACACAAAATTTGCATTACGTGAACGTGCTGCCTGCAGTA GGTTTGAACGTCTACAGCATCCTGCAGCATGACACACTGGTGATGACCCAAGCTGCTGTAAATGAAATTGTCGAGCGGATGCACACCCCAATCAACCGTTGA
- the LOC103446747 gene encoding uncharacterized protein isoform X3, which produces MALSVSRRLLRSFGSVLASGRCDSPSNLYPSSFRASLDFCGHVPGDILLSGELSTVSKAGSFFLANRSLSTSNPTPESSGGLGQDLVIPVTNFHYEDKGFTVLAGDVFDVPIRKDIIHRVVLWQLAKRQQGTHSTKTISEVSGTGRKPWNQKGTGRARHGTLRGPQFRGGCTMHGPKPRSHEFKLNKKVRRLGLKIALTARAAEGKLLVFEDFEVPTHKTKNIVNYVQQMEGSKKFLLVDGTKTEDGKQMLPEKLKLATQNLHYVNVLPAVGLNVYSILQHDTLVMTQAAVNEIVERMHTPINR; this is translated from the exons ATGGCTTTGTCGGTGTCCAGAAGGCTTTTGCGTTCATTTGGTTCTGTATTAGCATCGGGCCGCTGTGACTCTCCAAGTAATTTATATCCATCATCATTTCGTGCTTCTCTCG ATTTTTGCGGCCATGTTCCCGGGGATATCTTACTTTCTGGAGAATTGTCAACTGTTTCCAAG gCTGGATCATTTTTTCTAGCAAATAGAAGTCTTTCAACCTCCAACCCGACTCCCGAATCAAGTGGAG GACTCGGTCAAGACCTTGTGATTCCAGTGACAAATTTTCATTATGAAGATAAAGGCTTCACAGTTTTGGCTGGTGATGTTTTCGATGTACCTATTAGGAAGGATATTATTCATCGGGTTGTACTATGGCAGCTAGCAAAAAGGCAACAG GGAACACATTCAACAAAAACTATTAGTGAGGTTAGTGGGACTGGCAGAAAGCCATGGAATCAGAAGGGTACTGGTCGAGCAAGGCACGGAACATTACGTGGCCCCCAG TTTCGAGGAGGATGCACAATGCATGGTCCTAAGCCACGAAGCCATGAATTTAAGCTGAATAAGAAGGTTCGGCGTCTAGGACTAAAGATTGCTCTGACAGCTCGGGCAGCAGAGGGAAAG CTTCTggtttttgaagattttgagGTCCCTACGCATAAAACCAAGAATATTGTGAACTACGTCCAACAAATGGAGGGTTCCAAGAAATTTCTGCTGGTGGATGGTACCAAAACCGAGGATGGTAAACAAATGTTACCTGAAAAGCTCAAGTTGGCTACACAAAATTTGCATTACGTGAACGTGCTGCCTGCAGTA GGTTTGAACGTCTACAGCATCCTGCAGCATGACACACTGGTGATGACCCAAGCTGCTGTAAATGAAATTGTCGAGCGGATGCACACCCCAATCAACCGTTGA